One window of Methanobacterium alkalithermotolerans genomic DNA carries:
- a CDS encoding 4Fe-4S binding protein: MIFQAELCGYCGACASVCPLGIIELNGYKIEVLEGCNNCKNCIYICPLGAFQEEKDEI, encoded by the coding sequence ATGATATTCCAGGCAGAATTATGTGGTTACTGCGGTGCATGCGCTAGTGTGTGTCCCTTAGGAATAATAGAACTTAATGGATATAAAATTGAAGTTCTCGAAGGATGTAATAATTGTAAAAATTGCATTTATATTTGTCCTTTAGGAGCATTCCAGGAGGAAAAAGATGAAATATGA
- the cdhD gene encoding CO dehydrogenase/acetyl-CoA synthase subunit delta gives MDKMTQLLKLLENTKSIEINDFRMDFDELELQLLPAVQQVVQQAVQTRKAASEILPMEDFKPPIQDYPGKVAEVQLGKGSRKPVYLGGQQALYRFEEAQPNAPVVTFDVFDIPMPGLPRPIREHFADVMDHPGEWAKKAVNEFGANMVTIHLIGTGPKVMDKSPREAANDIEEVLQAVDVPLVIGASGDPVKDPLVLEKAAEAAQGERCLLASANLDLDYQKVAQAAVNNDHAVLSWSITDVNMQKTLNRYLLKEGLTQNDIVMDPTTCALGYGIEFSIDIMTRTRLAALKGDKDLQMPMSSGTTNAWGSREAWMKKDEWGPTDYRGPIWEIFTGLTMMLNGVDIFMMLHPTSVKLLREIGETFVKDYMTTDLPDISDWITQLEG, from the coding sequence ATGGATAAAATGACACAGCTTCTTAAGCTACTTGAAAATACTAAATCAATAGAAATAAATGATTTCAGGATGGATTTTGATGAACTCGAGCTACAACTATTGCCAGCTGTCCAGCAAGTAGTTCAACAGGCAGTTCAAACCAGAAAAGCTGCTAGTGAAATTTTACCAATGGAAGATTTTAAACCACCGATACAGGATTATCCGGGAAAAGTTGCTGAAGTTCAGCTGGGTAAAGGAAGCCGAAAGCCAGTGTATCTAGGTGGTCAACAGGCTTTATACCGATTTGAAGAAGCACAACCCAATGCTCCCGTGGTAACTTTTGACGTGTTTGATATTCCCATGCCGGGACTGCCCCGTCCTATAAGGGAACATTTCGCGGATGTTATGGATCATCCGGGAGAATGGGCCAAAAAAGCAGTGAATGAATTTGGGGCTAATATGGTAACCATTCACCTTATCGGAACCGGGCCTAAAGTTATGGATAAATCACCTCGAGAGGCAGCCAATGATATTGAAGAAGTACTCCAGGCAGTGGATGTTCCCCTGGTAATAGGGGCTTCTGGGGACCCGGTTAAAGATCCATTGGTATTAGAAAAAGCTGCTGAAGCTGCCCAGGGAGAAAGATGTCTATTAGCATCAGCTAACCTTGATCTGGACTATCAAAAAGTAGCACAGGCTGCGGTAAATAATGACCATGCCGTACTATCCTGGTCCATAACTGATGTTAATATGCAAAAAACCCTGAACCGCTATCTCTTAAAAGAAGGACTGACTCAAAATGATATTGTCATGGACCCCACTACCTGTGCTTTAGGTTATGGTATTGAATTTTCCATTGACATAATGACCAGAACCAGATTAGCAGCATTAAAAGGAGATAAGGACCTGCAGATGCCCATGTCATCCGGAACCACCAATGCCTGGGGATCCAGAGAAGCATGGATGAAAAAAGATGAATGGGGACCTACTGATTATAGGGGACCTATCTGGGAAATATTTACTGGTTTGACCATGATGCTCAATGGAGTGGATATCTTCATGATGCTCCACCCGACTTCAGTTAAATTACTCCGGGAAATAGGGGAAACATTTGTAAAGGACTACATGACTACAGATCTCCCTGATATAAGTGATTGGATAACTCAACTGGAGGGCTAA
- a CDS encoding glycosyltransferase family 39 protein translates to MIKDLSSPSNNKTDIKIIPSSIEKIYLGLILITAFFVRLIPSRNLSFAGNDAYLHHDIVMRMVEEGFGIISNDPRSLTGLASYGYPPLYHIIGTVLYQIFQTDLVFFLLPPVLGVLSIGVLYKLAQEIFNNQKAALLSTLLFAFIPSFVTRTSVFIPESLGILLSVGILFLVVKYIKSIPGYHNLDNFALKGFLKIFKGDYRYLIGAGILGIFYLFNHRGWVFLVIVLFILIFTFALPSFKKKPVECMGISLLILIMLYVLDVASYFARLQIVPVSVLGFPKWVGLLQLIFGLYGSYVFIKSKNPLYRFLAIWGLLFLLIGSYSFRFRDPYSAIALALMGGYVFSKIILPELNKVIEKYNFSLGKRNLKEGFRFLFIFILVITPVAQGAFSAYSFVVQPSPEEIESFEWIKDNTPVDAIFLTLRDEAYLLIGNTNRRDVLLWKVVYQGFMGEAPSVAETINTQNEVNIIFGTSLPGEAYFLLEKYNVDYIFVGRNMYNAPGSKYGLLNYLPSDTHFKTSYITGDASVYEYVSNPSLESPGKALNITGDNDYSRTVQFIEKFWNGYSYSDAGGNYYRNPVIDLEFGGSFKGNYPLNAQISNLFNFISIESSNQEVSDRSTYLLKWLEYKQMPGGAFPSETPPGEYTLGTMETIFPLMEMETSESQKITENGLKFVNKQTGANNIKISPSDDGPGIFEDNYIQLKTNALVSGMYPDNKEAIVQGVLELQESDGSWSSFSYQNIGILKGLCLYYESTGDESVLDSIKKGSLWLKDHQDASGSFEDDGIPQPYGMNHYADAFYIYIVAGDENSAQLTLEYINKLNLSEDINPLKSYLTFYSNLSLIYGEKSALEMASQVI, encoded by the coding sequence ATGATTAAAGATTTATCCTCCCCTTCTAATAACAAAACAGATATAAAAATTATTCCCTCTTCGATTGAAAAGATTTATCTGGGTTTAATCTTAATTACAGCTTTTTTTGTCCGGCTTATTCCCAGTAGAAATCTTTCATTTGCCGGTAACGATGCTTACCTGCATCATGATATTGTAATGCGTATGGTGGAAGAGGGTTTTGGAATAATTTCAAATGATCCCCGATCTTTAACTGGTTTAGCTTCCTATGGATATCCTCCCTTATACCATATAATTGGTACTGTGCTTTACCAAATTTTTCAAACAGATCTGGTATTTTTCCTTTTGCCGCCTGTGCTGGGTGTTTTGAGTATCGGAGTGTTATATAAATTAGCCCAGGAGATTTTTAATAATCAAAAAGCTGCTTTACTTTCCACCTTATTATTTGCATTTATCCCCTCCTTTGTAACCCGTACCTCAGTATTTATACCTGAATCTCTGGGAATCCTTTTATCAGTAGGGATACTGTTTCTGGTGGTAAAATACATTAAAAGTATTCCCGGATACCATAATCTGGATAATTTTGCTCTAAAAGGCTTTTTAAAAATATTCAAAGGGGATTACAGATATCTGATAGGGGCCGGAATCCTGGGGATATTTTACCTATTTAATCATCGTGGATGGGTATTTTTAGTTATAGTCCTATTTATACTAATTTTTACCTTTGCACTTCCCTCTTTCAAGAAAAAGCCAGTGGAATGTATGGGGATATCCTTACTCATTTTAATAATGCTTTATGTCCTGGATGTGGCCTCTTATTTTGCACGGCTCCAAATAGTACCGGTTAGTGTGCTGGGTTTCCCTAAATGGGTAGGTTTATTGCAGTTAATTTTTGGACTGTACGGTTCTTATGTATTTATTAAATCAAAAAATCCATTATACCGATTTCTGGCAATTTGGGGTTTGCTTTTCCTGCTCATTGGTAGTTATTCATTCCGATTCAGAGATCCTTATTCGGCCATAGCATTAGCATTAATGGGAGGTTATGTTTTTTCTAAAATAATCCTACCTGAGTTGAATAAAGTCATAGAAAAGTACAATTTTTCCTTAGGAAAAAGGAATCTTAAAGAAGGTTTTAGATTTTTATTTATTTTCATTCTGGTTATAACTCCTGTTGCCCAGGGAGCATTTAGTGCTTATTCCTTTGTGGTTCAGCCCAGTCCCGAGGAAATAGAATCATTTGAATGGATAAAAGATAACACACCTGTTGATGCAATTTTTCTTACCCTTCGTGATGAAGCCTATCTTTTAATAGGTAATACCAACCGAAGGGATGTTCTTTTATGGAAGGTAGTTTATCAGGGATTCATGGGAGAAGCACCATCAGTGGCTGAAACCATAAACACCCAGAATGAGGTAAATATAATTTTTGGTACATCCCTGCCCGGGGAAGCCTATTTTTTACTGGAAAAGTATAATGTGGATTATATTTTTGTGGGACGAAACATGTACAATGCCCCGGGATCTAAATATGGATTATTAAATTATTTGCCATCAGATACTCACTTTAAAACATCTTATATTACAGGTGATGCATCAGTATATGAATATGTAAGTAACCCCTCCCTAGAATCACCTGGAAAGGCCTTGAATATCACCGGAGATAATGATTACTCCCGCACCGTGCAATTTATTGAGAAGTTCTGGAATGGATATTCTTACTCTGATGCCGGGGGAAATTATTATAGAAATCCGGTTATTGACCTGGAATTTGGAGGTAGTTTCAAGGGTAATTATCCATTAAATGCCCAAATATCTAACCTGTTTAACTTTATATCCATTGAAAGTAGTAATCAAGAAGTTTCAGATCGCTCCACATATCTTTTAAAGTGGTTAGAATATAAACAGATGCCAGGAGGAGCATTCCCCTCAGAAACGCCTCCTGGAGAATATACTTTGGGGACCATGGAAACCATATTTCCTTTGATGGAAATGGAAACTTCAGAAAGTCAAAAAATAACAGAAAACGGCCTGAAATTTGTTAATAAGCAAACTGGAGCAAATAATATAAAAATTTCTCCATCAGATGATGGTCCCGGAATATTTGAAGATAATTATATACAACTTAAAACCAATGCCCTGGTTAGTGGTATGTATCCCGATAATAAAGAAGCTATAGTTCAGGGAGTATTAGAACTTCAAGAGAGTGATGGATCCTGGAGTTCTTTTTCCTACCAGAATATAGGAATTCTTAAAGGCCTTTGCCTGTATTATGAATCCACCGGAGATGAAAGTGTTTTAGATTCCATAAAAAAAGGTTCTTTGTGGTTAAAAGATCATCAGGATGCCTCTGGTAGTTTTGAAGATGATGGAATTCCCCAGCCCTATGGTATGAACCATTATGCAGATGCTTTTTATATTTATATTGTGGCAGGTGACGAAAACTCAGCACAACTTACCCTGGAGTATATAAATAAATTAAATCTAAGTGAAGATATCAATCCCTTAAAATCTTATTTAACTTTTTATTCAAATTTAAGTCTAATTTATGGCGAAAAAAGTGCTCTGGAAATGGCATCCCAGGTCATTTAA
- a CDS encoding HEAT repeat domain-containing protein, whose protein sequence is MAIYKPDIDKLMANDDVEGLIEALFHEDLVLRKEASRALKYVGNEEATDALVETLRYDSWQEEYSVMGSVRAYAAEALGRIGDKKAVNGLIDALEDPDSEVRWKSAESLGKIKDLQALESLIYSLETDEDEYVRKFAARALGELKDPLATDSLINALKDKEWAVRKSSAQALGRIGDKKALKPLLNVLNDEDVDVRRQAVISLEKMKKHAIKPLLEKLYDFDWQTRAISADALGRIGDRKATMPLAKALSNSRKRDENRYVRGKAAEALGRIGDVRAIPYLEKALEEKYIYVRKRAKDALDLIEISPELEHYENEFFSFDYHNAWLISEINQKGKLLIGFCSKNNIKFSLNIKKDVEDLTADEFADVIIDVFNEQNALKVTKQPLNIAGYSGYEVQSDNFEVDPPSRTSVYIFRSNGDLYYLWFAGKPSDIKNTSKYIKITLNSFHLKL, encoded by the coding sequence ATGGCCATATATAAACCAGATATAGATAAATTAATGGCTAATGATGATGTTGAAGGACTAATTGAAGCTTTATTTCACGAAGACTTGGTATTAAGGAAAGAAGCTAGTCGTGCATTAAAATATGTTGGAAATGAAGAGGCTACTGATGCTTTAGTTGAAACCCTAAGGTATGATTCCTGGCAAGAGGAATACTCAGTCATGGGATCGGTCCGAGCCTATGCAGCAGAAGCTTTGGGCCGTATTGGAGATAAAAAAGCAGTTAATGGACTTATAGATGCATTAGAAGATCCAGATAGTGAAGTAAGGTGGAAATCTGCCGAGTCATTAGGAAAAATAAAAGATTTGCAGGCTTTAGAATCATTGATTTACTCCCTTGAAACTGATGAAGATGAATATGTGCGGAAATTTGCAGCCAGGGCATTAGGTGAATTAAAAGATCCACTGGCAACAGACAGTCTCATTAATGCACTTAAGGATAAAGAATGGGCAGTTCGAAAAAGTTCTGCTCAGGCCCTGGGTAGAATTGGAGATAAAAAAGCATTAAAGCCACTTTTAAACGTCCTAAATGATGAAGATGTTGATGTAAGACGTCAAGCAGTTATATCCCTGGAAAAAATGAAAAAACATGCTATAAAGCCCTTATTAGAAAAATTATATGATTTTGACTGGCAGACCAGGGCTATTTCCGCAGATGCACTGGGCCGGATTGGGGATAGAAAGGCTACCATGCCGCTGGCTAAAGCACTCTCTAATAGTAGAAAAAGAGATGAAAACCGTTATGTTAGGGGAAAAGCAGCTGAAGCATTGGGCAGGATTGGAGATGTGCGTGCCATACCCTATCTGGAAAAGGCTCTGGAAGAAAAATATATATATGTAAGAAAAAGAGCAAAAGATGCTCTTGATTTGATAGAAATTAGCCCGGAACTGGAACACTATGAAAACGAATTTTTCAGTTTTGACTACCATAACGCCTGGCTGATATCTGAAATTAATCAAAAAGGTAAGTTATTGATTGGTTTTTGTTCTAAAAATAATATTAAATTTTCCCTTAATATAAAAAAGGATGTGGAAGATTTAACTGCAGATGAGTTTGCAGATGTTATAATAGATGTTTTTAATGAGCAGAATGCTCTAAAAGTTACCAAGCAGCCGTTAAATATAGCAGGTTATTCGGGATATGAAGTACAAAGTGATAATTTTGAAGTTGATCCCCCCTCCAGAACATCAGTATATATCTTCCGCAGTAACGGTGATTTATATTACTTATGGTTTGCAGGAAAGCCCAGTGATATCAAGAATACATCAAAATACATCAAAATTACTTTAAATAGCTTCCACCTGAAGCTGTAG
- a CDS encoding geranylgeranyl reductase family protein yields the protein MKYDVVVVGGRISGSIASLYASKQDINVLMIEKNQEIGTPVQCAGGVSQSFFKTLEMKPPQKLICSEIEGAVLHAPNGEKFITKNSMLQGYIMERKMLDKTLAIKSAEAGTEIMLKTQVKDLIIEKGQVKGVIVRHQGNLIEIPSKIVIGADGVESQIARMAGLHDGYNPHDLVSCAQYEMVGVDIHPELLEFHFGYNQAPGGYVWIFPKGENRANIGLGIRYGDNPAIYHLNKFVSSLKGKIVELNVGAVPISGPLKKTYSSGILLTGDAAGHVDPVTGGGMHLSAICSSLAGKIAADAVICENLSSSYLSRYEKEWKKRIGKNLQQSLKYRTIFDKLDDEELNGLIKFLNTNDFKSLSSLSILKLAREYPKLFRILKNIL from the coding sequence ATGAAATATGATGTGGTGGTGGTAGGGGGACGAATTTCAGGATCCATAGCATCACTTTATGCATCTAAACAAGACATTAACGTGTTAATGATTGAAAAAAATCAGGAAATAGGAACTCCTGTTCAGTGTGCAGGAGGAGTAAGTCAATCTTTTTTTAAAACCCTGGAAATGAAACCTCCCCAAAAATTAATATGCTCTGAAATTGAAGGTGCAGTGCTTCATGCTCCTAATGGAGAAAAATTTATTACTAAAAACAGCATGCTCCAGGGTTATATTATGGAGCGTAAAATGCTGGATAAAACACTGGCCATTAAGAGTGCTGAAGCAGGCACAGAAATAATGCTTAAAACCCAGGTAAAAGATTTGATAATAGAAAAAGGTCAGGTGAAAGGAGTTATAGTTCGCCACCAGGGTAATTTAATAGAAATCCCATCCAAAATTGTTATTGGTGCTGACGGAGTGGAATCCCAAATAGCCCGCATGGCCGGCCTGCATGATGGTTATAATCCACATGATCTGGTTTCATGTGCCCAGTATGAAATGGTTGGTGTGGATATTCATCCAGAACTTCTGGAATTCCACTTTGGATATAACCAGGCTCCAGGAGGATATGTCTGGATTTTCCCCAAGGGAGAAAATAGAGCCAATATCGGCCTGGGAATAAGATATGGAGATAATCCAGCTATTTATCATTTAAACAAATTTGTTTCATCCTTAAAGGGAAAAATAGTGGAGTTAAATGTGGGCGCCGTTCCCATTAGTGGTCCTTTAAAAAAAACTTATTCCTCCGGTATTTTATTAACTGGAGACGCTGCAGGACATGTTGACCCAGTTACTGGAGGAGGTATGCACTTATCCGCAATATGTTCCAGTTTAGCCGGAAAAATAGCAGCAGATGCAGTTATATGTGAAAATTTAAGTTCCTCATATCTTTCCCGATATGAAAAAGAATGGAAAAAAAGAATTGGGAAAAATTTACAGCAATCACTTAAATACCGGACCATTTTCGATAAGCTGGATGATGAGGAACTAAATGGCCTGATTAAATTCTTAAATACCAATGATTTTAAATCTTTATCCAGTTTATCTATTCTAAAACTGGCACGAGAGTATCCTAAGTTATTCCGGATATTGAAAAATATTTTATAA
- a CDS encoding metallophosphoesterase family protein, whose product MEKKIAQISDIHFGEKHFSGDLKKNLFNQLQEDNPDLIIVAGDLTTWGYHSEYEAAGEYIKELNTIAKTFTIPGNHDARNVGLLHFEKLIGNRKFVHIDKKGGFAVIGLDSSEPDIDDGQIGLDQREWLKKELEKIPSSLCKIVTFHHHLLPIPQTGREKNILLDSGDLLHIFDIYGVDFVLNGHKHVPNVWMIEKMAVVNSGTATSYRLRGNTFPSHNEILIREGDIQINLINTENGDKKEMANYSVKMDQEEYLICSYKHMRHNIL is encoded by the coding sequence ATGGAAAAAAAGATAGCCCAAATATCTGATATTCACTTTGGGGAAAAACATTTTTCTGGTGATTTGAAAAAAAATCTGTTTAATCAGCTTCAGGAAGACAATCCTGATCTGATTATCGTGGCCGGTGATTTAACTACCTGGGGTTATCATTCCGAATATGAAGCTGCCGGTGAGTACATAAAAGAGCTGAATACTATTGCAAAAACATTCACCATACCAGGGAACCATGATGCCCGAAATGTGGGCTTATTGCATTTTGAAAAATTGATTGGAAACCGTAAATTTGTCCATATTGATAAAAAGGGAGGATTTGCAGTAATAGGTCTTGATTCATCTGAACCAGATATTGATGATGGCCAGATTGGATTGGACCAGAGGGAATGGCTCAAAAAGGAACTGGAAAAAATTCCATCCAGCCTGTGTAAAATTGTAACCTTTCACCATCATCTCCTTCCTATACCTCAAACTGGAAGAGAAAAGAATATCTTGCTGGATTCAGGAGATTTATTACATATTTTTGATATATATGGTGTTGATTTTGTCTTGAATGGCCATAAACACGTACCAAATGTTTGGATGATAGAAAAAATGGCTGTTGTCAATTCTGGAACTGCAACCAGTTACCGGCTCAGAGGCAATACTTTCCCCTCCCATAATGAAATCTTAATCCGGGAAGGAGATATCCAAATAAATCTCATTAATACTGAAAATGGAGATAAAAAAGAAATGGCTAACTATTCAGTAAAAATGGACCAGGAAGAGTATTTAATTTGTTCTTATAAACACATGAGGCATAATATCCTCTAA
- a CDS encoding 4Fe-4S binding protein — protein MKTLMVLNPKRCSECQDCINACKREHGVARAKKIGNMPVFCLQCHPEKAPCARICPTGAIKEYDKSLMVDEKSCIMCRLCMIACPVGMLVTDEDKKSVQKCTLCLDSDKIIPACVDACKDNVLKVFSIEELEELKKDIKFTEILEEAMKSYKSN, from the coding sequence ATGAAAACATTGATGGTACTTAATCCCAAACGATGCAGTGAATGCCAGGATTGTATTAATGCCTGCAAAAGAGAACATGGAGTGGCCAGAGCAAAAAAAATAGGCAATATGCCTGTTTTCTGTTTGCAATGTCACCCTGAAAAGGCACCATGTGCCCGTATATGTCCCACCGGGGCCATAAAAGAATACGATAAATCACTGATGGTTGATGAGAAATCGTGTATTATGTGTAGACTATGCATGATTGCCTGTCCGGTGGGGATGCTGGTAACTGATGAAGATAAAAAATCCGTTCAAAAATGCACTCTCTGTCTGGACTCAGACAAGATAATTCCTGCCTGTGTGGATGCCTGTAAAGATAATGTTCTGAAAGTATTCTCCATTGAAGAGCTGGAAGAACTAAAAAAAGATATAAAATTTACAGAGATATTAGAAGAAGCCATGAAATCATATAAATCCAATTAA
- a CDS encoding ATP-binding protein: MIIAVSGKGGTGKTMVSSTLVKLLSTTGKDVLAIDADPDSNLPEALGVIVDKTVGDVREELKKDTAAGNIPPGANKWDILDYKIMESVIETRGFDLLVMGRPEGSGCYCAVNNMLRKIIETLSSNYDYIVIDTEAGLEHLSRRTTHNVDIMLVVTDPSHRGILTADRIAELAKELEINFKKLFLILNRLKKEDEADLKQKISQIGLELAGVIYEDPLISEFDMAGKPLINLPDDSDSVNAVRRILETALNFNEE, encoded by the coding sequence GTGATAATAGCAGTAAGTGGAAAAGGAGGAACAGGTAAAACAATGGTATCATCCACTCTGGTGAAACTATTGTCTACCACTGGTAAAGATGTTCTGGCTATTGATGCTGATCCAGATTCTAATCTTCCAGAAGCTTTAGGGGTTATAGTAGATAAAACGGTAGGTGACGTAAGAGAAGAATTAAAAAAAGACACTGCCGCAGGTAACATACCTCCTGGTGCCAATAAATGGGATATTCTGGACTATAAAATTATGGAATCAGTAATTGAAACCCGGGGATTTGATCTTCTGGTTATGGGAAGGCCGGAAGGTAGTGGATGTTATTGTGCCGTAAATAACATGTTACGTAAAATTATAGAAACCCTTTCTTCCAATTATGACTACATAGTAATTGATACTGAAGCCGGACTGGAGCACTTAAGTCGTAGAACTACCCACAATGTGGACATCATGCTGGTTGTTACAGATCCATCACATCGAGGTATATTAACAGCAGATAGAATTGCGGAATTAGCCAAGGAATTAGAAATTAACTTTAAAAAACTATTCTTAATACTGAATCGACTTAAAAAAGAAGATGAAGCAGATTTAAAACAAAAAATATCACAGATTGGCCTGGAACTGGCAGGGGTAATTTATGAAGATCCGCTAATATCCGAGTTTGACATGGCAGGCAAACCTTTAATTAATTTACCAGATGATTCTGATTCAGTTAATGCAGTAAGAAGGATATTAGAAACGGCCTTAAATTTTAATGAGGAATAA
- the acsC gene encoding acetyl-CoA decarbonylase/synthase complex subunit gamma, with amino-acid sequence MKVTAMDIYKLLPKTNCGDCGEASCMAFATKLSEKETDLKLCTPLDPEGMEKLEKILAPAVREVKIGKGDKQVIIGGDEVLYRYELTYYNPTALVIDVHDELEESELEERIKIIENTEFERTGELLTLDAIAVRNKSGDKNKFIKTVSRLKNSIYPLILCTLDSDNMKAALEVVGDEKPLIYAATEKNLEEMGQLALDYQCPVALFVPGDLEKMKQLSHSLRSRGIKDIVLDPGTFVGEGMGDTLDNFVMIRRLAVEEKDEDFRFPIMGIPALMRLDNTDDPVTKGIKEATVAATMLNKYADILIFNGTDIWELIPVLTLRQGLFTDPRKPQTVDAGLYEFGDVNEDSPVLLTTNFALTYYTVEGDLKSGKANTYLLVLDTEGRAVDVSLAGGQLNGKSVADLIKETDIENKVNHKKMVIPGLAAPVSGEIEDDSGWEVAVGPRDSSAVPDYLLEKL; translated from the coding sequence TTGAAAGTTACTGCTATGGATATTTACAAACTTCTACCTAAAACCAACTGTGGGGACTGTGGAGAGGCATCATGTATGGCATTTGCCACCAAACTATCAGAAAAAGAAACTGATTTAAAATTATGCACTCCCCTTGATCCAGAAGGAATGGAAAAACTGGAAAAAATACTCGCCCCTGCTGTAAGGGAAGTAAAAATTGGAAAAGGGGACAAACAGGTAATTATTGGTGGAGACGAAGTACTATACCGGTATGAACTAACTTACTATAATCCCACTGCCCTGGTAATAGATGTTCACGATGAATTAGAAGAAAGTGAACTGGAAGAAAGGATAAAAATAATAGAAAACACCGAATTTGAAAGAACCGGTGAATTACTGACCCTGGATGCTATTGCAGTACGTAATAAATCTGGAGACAAAAATAAGTTTATTAAAACCGTATCCCGCCTTAAAAATTCTATTTATCCTTTAATCTTGTGTACTCTGGATTCAGATAACATGAAAGCTGCATTGGAAGTGGTGGGAGACGAAAAACCATTAATCTATGCTGCTACTGAGAAAAATCTAGAAGAAATGGGCCAACTGGCCCTGGATTATCAATGCCCGGTAGCATTGTTCGTACCAGGGGACCTGGAAAAGATGAAACAACTCTCCCACAGCCTGAGGTCCAGGGGAATTAAAGACATAGTGCTTGATCCCGGAACATTTGTAGGGGAGGGAATGGGAGATACCCTGGATAATTTTGTAATGATTAGAAGACTGGCTGTGGAAGAAAAAGATGAAGATTTCCGTTTCCCTATTATGGGAATACCGGCATTAATGAGGTTAGATAATACAGATGACCCGGTCACTAAGGGTATAAAAGAGGCTACTGTGGCTGCTACTATGCTCAATAAGTATGCTGATATTTTGATATTCAATGGAACTGATATATGGGAACTAATACCCGTACTTACCTTAAGACAAGGATTATTTACTGATCCCCGAAAGCCACAGACTGTGGATGCAGGACTCTATGAGTTTGGAGATGTAAATGAAGATTCTCCGGTGCTATTAACTACTAATTTCGCTCTCACTTACTACACAGTTGAAGGGGATTTAAAATCAGGAAAAGCTAATACTTACCTCTTGGTTCTGGATACAGAAGGACGAGCAGTTGATGTTTCACTGGCTGGCGGACAATTAAATGGTAAATCGGTTGCAGATCTTATTAAAGAGACTGATATAGAGAATAAGGTTAATCATAAGAAAATGGTTATCCCTGGCTTAGCTGCACCGGTAAGTGGTGAAATTGAAGATGATAGTGGTTGGGAAGTAGCAGTAGGACCAAGAGATTCTTCAGCAGTACCAGACTACCTGCTGGAAAAACTTTAA